In the genome of Passer domesticus isolate bPasDom1 chromosome 2, bPasDom1.hap1, whole genome shotgun sequence, the window TTGAGAAgacagaatttttatttttattgcaataTTGCTTAGACTTCACAATCTGGCACCATATCTTCCATATCTACCCTCTCTGTTGTGCAAATATGTGtgacagtattttaaaaatgtctgtATCTAGAAAACCACTGAGGAAGCCTCACAgacagagaaaaacacagagggaaCAATTGCAAAGATTTATTTAGCGCTTTCTGTGCTTGGCACTTAGAAACAGAGTTCCGTGCATAGGGCAAATCTTTATACAGCTTTTTCTTCATACATATTTTACATACCATTTTTATTGCCCTCTTTTATATTCATAATATTGAATACCCCACTAGGCATATAAATACATTTATCTACAACACCTCACAACAACTCTCAATAATATCTGTATTCTGTTACTTGGTATTTGCATTTTCACACAACTTAAATGCATAGCTTGCACCAAGCTAcaattgttttcttatttttaaaggatttgaagagaaaaagaagaaaaaaaagaacaagggaaaaaaaccagaaaagaaagatgttAAAAGGCAATGATCTATTTGGTTAAACAGAGACCATGTGGCAGGTGGAAGGCTGGCAAATACTCAACCTCACTGTTTCTGAAATGCTAATGGTTTTCTACGGCAACTCTCGCATGCAAGGTCAGCTGCACTCCTGTAGAGCTCTCTTTTCTCATCACGCTTCCCCATGAGCTCAGTCTGGACAGGTTCTTCCCATTGGGATgagtgctgtgggagacacacATTCCCCACAAAGGCTGTCATCCATTCCGTTTCGCTGCATTACTTCCAGTCaagtcagcaggagctgagcccctCCCCCCATTCACCTTTCCAAAGTTCCATCCCCGCTTCTCTCTGAGGCTCCTTTGTGAGCTAAaaattttctctcctctctctcccacCTCCATctgcaggctgggtgctggTGAGCTCGACCTCCATAAAGAAGCAGCCGGCTGGGCAGAGCCACGGTGAAAATAAGAAACCTCTTCAGAAgaagctccagcccagcagcgcCATTCCTGTGCTACGGTGGAAGACCCAGGCCTTGCTGGTTTCAGAAATGGGCTGAGCCACTGGCAGTGAGGAACTGTCTGGGAAGGGGGAGGTCTTTAGAGCCATGGGCAGTGCAGCTTCAGAGGGTGAAGCCCTGGGAGACTGCCCTTCTTCAACTCTTGGAGGAGACAGCACAGGGAATGGATCCCTCCACACTGAAAGCTCACACTGCCTAAAGTTAATGCATAAAACAATAAATTCTGCTGCTTCTCTCCAGCTCCTCGTTAAAGTCACACCCTCTTCTCTGCAATGTCCAGAAAAAGCAGATGCTCCGTGCCAGTCTGGGGGCCCTGGGCTACAACAAGCTGCGATGGCTGTCAGTCAAGGCTCTCCAGAAGGTTCTGGGGCACACACCTAGATGGCTTATGCTCTTGTTTATCGTTACAATACTAGTTCCACTATAAGTTTGAAGGCAAAAGAGTACTGGGATGGGTTCACCACTGGGAACGATGAAGGTCCGGCTGCCTTCGGTGCCAAGGAGAGGCAAGGCTGGTTAGACCATGTGCACAGACATCTGTGAGGAGGAGCCCTGAACCGCCCCGTACTGCCTGTTGTCACAGGCGGCGGCCGTCTGCTGGTTGCTGGAGGGAGGGCTGATCATGTGCATCCCGTGATCCATCCCTGTGGAAAGGTATTGCCTCTCTCCAAAGGCCCCACTGGAGGGGGAAGAGCAGAGTAAAGTGCTTTGGGAGGTGGTGAGTTTCTCTGGGCTTGCCGCCAGCCTGGGGGAAGCAGGGAAATTGTATCCATAGAGGTTGTAGGGATTGTGCAGGGAGAAGGCATTGTAGGAGCTCTGCTGCATGTGGCCACCACCAAACATGtgtgaagaggaggaggtggaggcaGGGTTGCCTGCTTGCATGACATACTGAAACTGGGAGCTGGGGAAAGATCCCAGCTGGCCACTGTACGCCTCCATCTTGCTGttgctgggcagggaggaaggagccGGCATTCCTGAGATCAAGGAGGGAGTCCTCTGAGGCATGAAGGTTTCGGAGGGCTGCGAGGCAGAAGcggtgctgctctgcagccgGTTGTAGCCCCCGTCGCTCAGCCCTGGgtagctctgcagtgctgccatgTTGCTCCTGGCGCAAGGAGGATAATCAGACAGGTTGAGGTTGCAAAGCTGGCTCTCCCGGCAGCCAACATTGAAAGTGTTGGGGGCCAGATGGAaggctggaggagagcaggatggagagagaaggtgAGAAGAAGCGGATGGTGATGGGGTCCCCGTGCTGGAGGTGGTCGGGGACGTTcctgtgctgcctcctgcaaaacaaaacacatggGAGGATGTTCAGCACCCAGAACCACATCTGCAAAATGAGATGGCCTCATTGAAAAACAGCTTAGTTCAATAAAGAAGCAAGGGTGGTAAAATGGCCACTGGAAAACTGAGCCTTTCTTGGCAAGGGCCCTCACTTTATTAAAAGCATCCCTTGgtctttccttctgcttttttgTTACAACTTTGTTTTCCAACATGCGTTTTATTCCCTTTTAAAATGGAAGAGGGAAGCAAGGCTGCCACAGAGTAATCCAAAGCATTGGGAAAAGCTGTGAGGAAAGATGCCTCCATCAGTCAACAGGTCTGCCATTTCCAGGCACGTTTATCTAGTTAtctctaggggaaaaaaaaaaaaattaaaaaaaaaaagtaatttctcctctctcctggtCTGCAGGAAGACCACCAGTTAGTGAACTGTATGGTCCCACTGCAAATGTGCTCTATCTGCTCGGGGGCTTGCGGTGAGAAGCGGCTGAAAGAGTGTTGGACTTCTGCACTATTCAGCATTTTTGTCAGCTGGCTCACGGTGCAGCAGCACTGATTCAAGCCAGAAGTAACACTAAAATGAAGGGACACAGTTTCAAGGCATATCCTGCTCCACAGAGTGCAGAAAGGGGATGTGTCAGGATTTTCAATCATGTGCGTAAAATTTGAAAGAGATTCCATATGTTGTACCACTGATGTTAACAAAATATTGATATATATGCATGTCAGTAGTATCAGCACATTATAGAATATTTATGCTACAAATGATGGAATTGACCATTCTGCACAGCAGGGATGCTCACATGTTCTGACCTGGGGAAATAATACTGTGTAATACTACCAAGAATGGTAGCAAACTGAAAGTGCTATGAAAAAGATGATGGCACAATTTTGAGCTTAAGAAGTGATTATTTATAGGCAACATTCTGAATTGGAGGAAGCTTCCTTGAACAACCAGGAAAATCAGTTCTGTGCTTAAAAGAATTCAGTTTTCTAATGtgaaaacttttattttcatttgcttaTTCTCTTTGTATGAGATTTCCTTTCTGCATTAGGGCAACCAACACTGGAGACTCTTGTAAAAGGACCAAAGACATGCTGGTGACAAAAATTTGACCAGAGAATAAACAGACCCAGAGGAACTGGGAAGCAGCATTTCCAACAAGATAGAAGATTACAGATGAGAGGCAAAGGGAATTGAAAAGACAGTGTTGGAATGGGCACATGAAATGTCACCAAGGCTGAGATTGCACACTAAGGATCAAAAACAAAGGACAACTTTTTCGTGCATCACcttatggaaaaaaatccagcagcaTTTTGATACCAGTCTAGgtctgctgctgaaaacaaaaaaaaaaaagaaaaaaaggaagaatttaatGCAGTGTTGCTTGATGAAAAGAGAATAGGTGATGCTAGTGGTTAAGAGATGCACTAGAAAGATGTGTTCTGTGCCAGTGTGTGATGGTGAGAATGAAAGTGATAATATATCTGACTCTTTCTGACACATCTAGGGTGAAACAGAATGGGGACTAAAAATATAATCTTGAGACACTAATAATATTTGCggtttttcaattatttttttttttaacccagattcataataaaagaagaaaacagaactgGGTAAGCACAGCCTGGAGTGATTGCTATTGACCCAGGCAACACTAACAAAAGGCAAATTTCTGTGTTGCCAAGTCAAAGCAGTCATTCCCATTACCAGCCATGGGGAGGAATGCTTACCAGTTATTGCTGAGCCACTGACTCCTTTTGTCATTCATTCCAAAGCATAAAAGAGCAGCATTGCATCAAGTCTTCATTAAAGTAACTGAGAGAAACTGAATTTTCAAATGCCACCATGGACTCTGCTTTCACTTCTTGACAGAAATGCTCAAACTTGCTCACGTATTTTAGCTCCAGAGTTCAAAAGGTTGTTGTGTAAGTTTCTAatttagcatttattttaaaggctACACTTTCCTGGTTCATTTAATGTCTCTGTCAGACAACCTCGGGCCATTTTTGCTGTGGTAAGTAAAGATGGCACCTCCTTCAGCCTTTGTCCCTATCTCTCTTTTACCGGTTTTCCATACTGCAGTAGGGTCAGCAGAAGGGAGGGTTGGTCTCTACACAAGCAGTTCCACTGCAGCCTGTTTTAGTTGAAATTGCAGATAAAGGAGAGACTGAACACAACTACAGACATCATTTTTTTGTTAGCCCTGCTGTAAAGAGCACAACCTCCAACAGGGAGAACCAGCAGAGAGCTGAATTAATGTATCATCTTCCAGTTATCCAAGCCCAAAATACAGAGCTCAAACAATCACAAAACAAATACAGCACAAAGTGAGACGTATTTAACCCACAGTAATCCTGCTTTTGACTCTTTACACCATTTATTTCATTAACAAACTGCAGAAAGTGACTCCCTTGCTGACAGTGTCTGGAGAATAAGTAAAAATGCATATGCATGCATGGTTGAGTATTTAATGATCtgcttgaaataaaatatatagaataaattattaaatacaaTGTTTTAATTTCAGTCTTCCTTTGCCCCAGAGCTAAACTTTATCAACTCAGTAGGTGAAAAGTGTATATTAGTTACCACTGTAAACAGCCAACTGAGTTCCCTTACTAATCTGAACAACCAGAGTTACAAAGCACAGGTTCAGGCTGTGAATTCCTACCTATTCCTGATTTTTCCAAATCTGTTTGCTTACAAGAAATTTCTAACAAGCAAGTTCTTAACTTTGACAAGCTTGTTTTGAAACTTTAAAGCtttatgttttctttgttttttctatTAATTCTAGTATTAATATTCGAAGCTTTGAGTTTTTAATATGTTCACAGGTATGGAAATATCATTCTCACTTTCTCTAGAGAATATATTACAGTGTGAACATCTGCCTGTGACTTGCATGACTGTCCAAGATACTCAGAAGATAATCTAGAAAGAATAAAGTGAATCCTTCATCCTGCTTATTGGAATAAGGATCCTTAAGATGTGAGGAGGGTACAGAGAGATCTGCTCATCTAACTTGCATTTAAACTGGGGCTCATTAGACTTTATTCACCTGCTGAGAAGCTACAATCCAGTCGTACCCATAACCGAGGCTTTGGCTACACAAAGTTTTGCTTGTTAGCAGTTTCAAGGGTTGCTTAATGGTTCTGAAACTGAGAATTGCACATTTCAGGTCACCTCCAAAGAAGGATTGAGTGATTCTGCTTTGAATAATCCCTATTTGCAGGCCAACAGGAAAACCCTGAAGTGGCAACACAACAGTTAAGAAACAGagtaaaaagtattttttaattttctctgtaaCTTCAAAATTATGAGAAGGTAAGAAATTCGTCAATGTGAGCAAGTACCAAACCTGACAACTCTCTTTCAAGAATGCTTTTCCACCACCAAAAACCGCAAGCACAGCACACGCTGCACTTCTGCTGCAACCGAGCATAATGCAGAAGCAGGAAATTCCTGATCATTTGCAGAGTAATCTTTACACCTCTAAGTGGAACAGGAAATAATACAAAGCAAAGCCTGTCTCAGCTCATTCTCTTCAGACCAGCTCCACTCTGCTCTGAAGGACATTTCTTAGCCATCTTTGCTGGCGGCCCTAAGTACAAGCCATACACAACCTGGACTTTTGTGAAGTTATAACTTGGTCTGTAGTTGTTACAAAGTCAGCCAAATACCCCTAGAGATGGCAGCAAGCCCAGTAAATATATCCACACCATACCACAGTCTTGGAAAAACAGATGTGTGTGTCATTTCAATGGAAGGCATGGATAGAAACCAATCTAGTTAAACTGATACACAAAACTATGTTAGGTCTGGTTTAAGTCAACTGAAACCACATTTAAGCAAGAATAAAATGAATCCCT includes:
- the TBX15 gene encoding T-box transcription factor TBX15 isoform X2, producing the protein MEEIQVELQCADLWKRFHDIGTEMIITKAGRRMFPAMRVKITGLDPHQQYYIAMDIVPVDNKRYRYVYHSSKWMVAGNADSPVPPRVYIHPDSLASGDTWMRQVVSFDKLKLTNNELDDQGHIILHSMHKYQPRVHIIRKDFSSDLSPTKPVPSGDGVKTFNFPETVFTTVTAYQNQQITRLKIDRNPFAKGFRDSGRNRTGLEAIMETYAFWRPPVRTLTFEDFTTMQKQQGGSTGTSPTTSSTGTPSPSASSHLLSPSCSPPAFHLAPNTFNVGCRESQLCNLNLSDYPPCARSNMAALQSYPGLSDGGYNRLQSSTASASQPSETFMPQRTPSLISGMPAPSSLPSNSKMEAYSGQLGSFPSSQFQYVMQAGNPASTSSSSHMFGGGHMQQSSYNAFSLHNPYNLYGYNFPASPRLAASPEKLTTSQSTLLCSSPSSGAFGERQYLSTGMDHGMHMISPPSSNQQTAAACDNRQYGAVQGSSSQMSVHMV